AGCAAATGCCCAAAACCGGGAAAAGCCATCGACCAACAGGCTAAAGTAATTGGATTTCGCTTATGGAGCTGAGTTGTTCCTAATATACTGACGTGGGCCATATAACGTCTGTTCCGCATTTGGCTTCTAAAGTTATCCATGAGTCCAGCGTCCCCCAATCTTACCAATGCTAACCAAGATTATGGTGTCACTTTATGAATGGGGATATGCATTTAATCTAATCCTCCTGACTACCGCCGCAACAACCATGGCCAATATCGAACCATACAAAGCCAACTCCATATCATGCTGCGAATCCCAAGGATCTCCTTGTGTGCCCAAGAATAAGGTGCCGATCTCCGGAGCCACGATCATCGCTACCCACATTTCGATCAACTCGTAGAACGCTCCCGTTGCTAATATGATCATGCATGTTAATACATTCAACCAGGCATTGCCTAACTTGGTCCAGACTTTCAGCGCTTCCCGAAGCGGATATGCGAGCAGCAGGCCGTAGCTGAAGTGAACGACGCGGTCGAAATTATCCCGTTTGGCGTGAAACAGCTGCTTCATCCATACATCCACGATATTCTCATTGTAAGAATAGTGGGCCCCCACCGCATGAAGATATAAAAATATCGCAATCAGCAGGTACGACAGATTCGAAAAGCGAAAGAACCGGTACATGACCGCCAGGAACACTACCGCAGCCCATATTAACAAATTTTCCAATACCCAGTCGTAACGGCTGTATGGCTTTATCGCCAAATAAATCCATATAAGCGTAAACGCGGTGATGATGACCTGCAGGATGCGGTTTTTGCCAAAAAGAATACCGCGGCTGAGCCAATGACTCTGTTCTTCTTCCCTTGTACTCAACATATTCAACCCCTTTACACACATCTATAGGGTTAGGTTACCTCGTTAAGCCAATTTCTAGAAGTACTAAATGCAGATAGTACCAGTAATTTCTTTGGGACTCTCCTTCTCGTCATCACTGACCCCTGGCATACAGCTGCCTGAACTCGCTAGGGGTCATTCCCTCCTGTTCCTGAAACCGCTGATTGAAGTAGCTCGCGCTCGGGTAACCGGCAGCACTGGCTATCTCCTTAACGGGACAGCTTTCATCCTCAATCAACCTTTGTTTGGCATACTGGATCCGGCACAGGGTAATAAAATTGAGCGGGGTCATAGACGTCGCCTTGCGGAACAATTTGCAAAAATAATACGAGCTCACCTCCGCCATCTCTGCCCAAGTTTCCAGTGTAAAAGGCTCACAAGCCTTTTGCTGCATGTGGGGCAGCAGCTTCAGGATGCGATCAATCGACTCCGTCCCTCTGCTTGAACCGGTGAGCGGAGCGGCAAAGCTCATAAATTCAGTCAGAATCGTATATGTCAGAGCTGTCAGCTTCGTAGGGCGAAGTATATTGTTGGCTTCCGCCTCCAGCAGCAGCTCCTGAAAAGCATCCTCCAGCTCCTTCCACCGTTTGAGCGTCCAAAGCGGACGATAAAATCCCTCGCCTACCAAAAAATCTTTTAAATGAGCTCCGTAAAAGTGCACCCATCTTACTTCCCAGGGATCTTCCTCGCTGCTGTAGTACCTTTGCTTTTGATAAGGGAAGTACAAGAAAGCATCGCCTTTTTGCAGCGTATGTACCGTCCCTTCAAGCTCCACATATCCTTTACCCGAAGTGATAAAATGCAGGCTATAGCTTGCCCAGGCACCCTCCTCCCGGTTCACGCCGTGATGGGGGACATTCTGGTACCAGCCCACCGACTCCGGAAAAATAAAAAACGCCGAGTTGGTCAGCGTTGGCAGCATCACATGTCTATACATCAGGAACCTCCAATGACAATATTCCGATATCCAATGCAATATATTATTATTTTCATTTTATATAGCAGCTTTTATAATGACAATATAGTGATACTAAAATATTGAATTGGAGTGTGTTGATGTCTATGTCCAAACTGCGTTGGGGAATTCTCGGCTGTGCCAATATTGCGATTCGCGCCTGCATTCCAGGCATTCAAAATTCGGAAACCGGCGTCGTGACCGCCATTGCCAGCCGTAATCTGCAGAAATCCAAGGAGACTGCTGAATCCCTGAACATCCCTACAGCCTATGGCACCTATGAGGAGCTGCTTGCCGATCCGAACGTGGATGCTATTTACATACCGCTTCCCAATCATTTGCATAAGGAATGGACGATTCGAGCTGCTGAGGCAGGGAAGCATGTCCTGTGCGAAAAACCGGCCTCGTTAACAGCCGCCGAGACGGAAGAAATGGTCGCAGCCTGCGAGAAGGCCGGCGTACTGTTCGCTGAAGCGTTCATGTACCGCCACCACCCCCGTTATGCTCGAGTGAAAGAAATTATCGCATCCGGTGAAATCGGAGAGATTCGAGGCATTCATGCCGCATTTACGTTCAACAATCCGGATGATGCAGCCAATGTGAGGTTCGTCAAGGAAATGGGCGGCGGCTCCCTTTACGATGTAGGCTGCTATCCGATCAGCGCGGCTCGAATGATTCTTGGGGAAGAGCCGGAGGCGGTTACAACCCATGCCTTCTTCTCCCCTCAGCACGATAACGTAGATATGATGATGTCCGGACTCGTAGAATTCAGCGGCGGTGTCGCGCTTACCTTCGACTGCGGCATGTGGGCGGACTTCCGCAATACCGTTGAGGTGCTGGGCACGCGTGGACGCATTGAGATTCCTTCGGCATTTATCACACCAACGGAAGAAAGCGGCAGCTTTTATGTAATTGGGGCTGATGGACGAAGAGAAGAGCAGGTCCCTTACTTGAATCAGTATGCGCTTCAAGCTGACGACATCGCCTATGCGGCTTGGGGAAAGAAGCCGATGCGCTTCGAGCCTGCTGATGCCGTGAAGAACATGAAAGTTATTGACGCTTGCTTGAAATCTGCAGAAGAACGTTCCCGAATCGTACTTTCCTGATTTCCAATTGAAAGGCTGGGATTTCCATGAGAAGCATTACTATCGAGGGGCTGAATCGTCCTGTCTCCCAATTGATTATGGGTTCGGATTTCTTCCGACTCAATAATGAAGATGAAGTACACAGCATCCTAGAAGAATACACAGCCATCGGCGGCAACACGATCGATACAGCCTTTATCTATTGCGGAGGCGAGAGTGAGCAAGCGATCGGCAAATGGCTGGAGGCCACAGGCAGCCGGGAGCGCATGAATATTTTTACCAAAGGCGCTCATCATGATCAGAACGGTCCAAGAGTAACCTCGGAAGCCATTCGTAGCGACCTTATGACTAGTCTGGAACGGTTGCGAACCGATTATGTGGATTTGTACGCACTGCATCGGGACGATCCGCAGGTACCGGTCGGACCTATTATTGAGGCACTGAATGAGCAGCTCGAGGCAGGAACCATCCGCGCCTTCGGAGCGTCCAACTGGACGCATGAGCGCATTCAAGAGGCAGCCGATTACGCGAAGCAGCATCAGCTGACCGGCTTCAGCTTCAGCAGCCCGAATCTGAGCCTTGCCAAAGCGAACGAACCGTTCTGGCATGGCTGCGTTTCCGCAGACAGTAAGACGCTGCAGTGGCATGAAGCGAATCAATTTCCTTTGCTGTCCTGGTCGGCTCAAGCAAGAGGATTTTTCACAGGGAGATACACGCCAGAGATTAGAGACAATGCCGACCTGGTCCGCGTATTTTACAGCGACGATAATTGGCAGCGGCTTCGCCGTGCCGAGCAGCTGGCTCATGAGAAAGGCGTAAGCACGATTCAAATCGCACTCGCTTACGTACTGAACCAGCCCTTCCCCGCTTGCGCGCTGATCGGTCCGCGTAATGGCCAGGAGATGAGGTCCTGCCATGAAGGTGCGCAGCTGAAGCTTACTTCGCAGGAAATAGCTTGGCTTGATTTGGAAACGGAAGTTAGATAGGATCGTCTAACAGAGTGGTGAAAGATAGATGGTCAGACAAACAGTAGGATAGATAGTCAACTAGCGGATATTCAGCCGAACAGCATTAGCTAGTAGCATCCATCAAACAACGGCCCTTAGTATATACGGGCCGTTCAGACAGTTGATACACTGGAATGAAGAGATCAGTAGTTTTCGGAGAAGCGCAGCGGTCGCCTTAGACAGTTTGTTATCACCTTATAAGGCCTTTATTTCAATGAAATAACAAAATGTCAACAGCGATCGGAGAAAAGCTACTGAAGCTTGTAATGGAACCTACTTTATCAACAAACTGAACGGCCCGCAGTATATACGGGCCGTTCATCAGTTTATGTACCTTATATGTTCGAAGCAATACGCTCCTTAAACTGTTCAATAGCGACATCCGTGTCCATCGAGTATTTGCACTCCAGACCGACATAGCCGTCAAATCCTGTTTGCTGAATCGCCTTCAAAATCGGGATATAGTTCAGCTCGCCTGTACCCGGCTCATTTCTACCCGGATTATCGGCAATATGATAGTGGTGAATATGCTCCTTGTACGCAGTCAAATTGCGTATGACGTTGCCTTCCGTGATTTGTTGATGGTACACGTCGAACACCAATTTCACATGCCTGCTGCCCACTGCCTCAATAACCGCAGCCGATTCATCCGACCTCTGAAGGAAGTGACCCGGGTGGTCCACCAAGCCGTTCAGCGGCTCGATTTCCAGCACTATATTTGCCTCCTCAAGGAGCGGCGCGCATCTTTTTAGCGTCTCAATCATCGCCTCTCTCTGAACTTCTCTTGGAATGCCAGGGAGCTCACTTCCGGTTTGTGTAATGATCGAAGAAATATGAAGCATGCGGCAAGCCGCAATCGTCTCGCGAAGACCTTCCACATAGGCCTCCCGAAAGGCTGGGTCGACCAGATTAAAGACTTTCGTACAAGTCGCAATAATGCCTTTGCCGATGCGTTGCTGTTCTGCCGCAAACGTGCGCAAATCCCCGAGATTCCACCATTGATAGAGCTCAAGGCCCTGCAGATCGTGCTCCTTGATTTTTTCCAAATGATAGACAGCATCCTTGCCCGGATAAGCGCCGATACAGATCGAATATTTCATTACCCCACTCCTCCCGCTATTATGTAGAAGCTTATTCTAAAATGGACGATTCATCAAGCCGCATGATAAGATAACCAATATGGCTTCAATCTGAGGAGGATCCATGGGAAAGACAGATATTCGCCGAGATGCGATCATGCAGATCATTAAAGATAAAGGCGCTATTGCTCTTACCGATATCGTGCAGCAGTTTGCCGTTTCGGAAGCTACTGCGAGAAGAGATCTCGAAATACTCGAGCAGGAAAAGCGCTGCATCCGGACTTTTGGCGGGGCTGTACTGGAGAGCTTAAAGGTGGAAGTCCCCTTTTTCAAAAAGATGGATTTGCTAACGGAAGAAAAGAAGGAAATTGCCGAAAAGGCGATTCGTTTCATCGAAGACGGAGATATTATCGGACTTACAGGCGGGACCACCACCACCTTTATTGCCAAGAAGCTGAATCAGTTTAAAAATTTGACGGTCATTACCAATGCGGTGAATATCGCATATGAGCTGATCGGCACCCCCGGGCTGCAATTAATTGTTACAGGCGGCGTGATTCGTACGCAAACCTTTGAATTATCCGGTCCTCTGGCGAACAAAACGCTGGAAAACCTAAGCATACGCAAAACCTTCATGGGTGTCGACGGCGTCTCCCTCTCCCGCGGCATGATGATCTACAACGAGCTTGAAGCAGAGACCAATCGCTGCATGATGCGGAGATCCGTAGATACCTATTTGGTAGCAGATCACAGCAAATTCAGCCGGAGCTCCTTGTTTGTCATCGGAGATGTCCAGGAAACCAGCGGGATTATCAGTGATTCCAACGTCTCCGAGGGATTAATCGATACGTATAAGGAATCCGGAATCACGTTTTTCTAAATCCAAGCTGCTGCATAAAAACGAACAAACCCTCTTTGGCGCTCATCGCCTCAGAGGGTTCTTTGTATCAAGTATGGCTTCGCAGATATGCTGTAATTTGCTCCAGAGGCATGGGCCTGCCGTATAAATAGCCCTGCGCTTCCGGGCAGTTCAGTGTGCGAAGCAGCTCCGCCTGCTCTCTAGTTTCCACTCCCTCTGCCACGACCTGCATGCCAAGGTGCCCGGATAACTCGATGACGGTGCGAATGATCGCATAATCGCGGCTGCTTGTGGCAATGTCCTGCACCAGCGACCTGTCCAGCTTAATGAATTGGAAAGGAAATTTATTCAGCATGCTTAAGGAAGAATGTCCGACACCAAAATCGTCAATGGCCAACTTTACACCTAGCTCCACCAATTCCGTGCACACCTTGTAGGATGTCTCCAGATCGGATATCGCGGCACTCTCCGTAATCTCCAAGCATAAATGGCGGGCATCTAAGCCGTATTCCTGCATGAAATCCGCTACATAATGGGCAAACTCCGGCTCAATGAGCTGGTGCGCGGAAATATTCACCGACACCACCAAATCCTTAAAGCCTTCTTCCGTCCACTTCTTCGCTTGCTTCATGGCTGTTCGCAGCACCCAAGCCCCAATGGGCAGGATAGCTCCTGTTTCCTCCGCAATCGGAATAAATACGGCAGGCGATACTGCCCCAAGCTCTGCTGAATTCCATCTGACCAGGGCCTCAACACCGTATACCTTATTGCTTTGGATATCGATTTGCGGCTGATAATACAAGGTCAATTCATCGGCAGCCAAAGCATGAGAAAGCCCATTCGCCAGCTTTAAATGTTGGTCGGCCTGCGTTTTAAATTGCTGGGTAAACCAATAATATTGATTGCGTCCCCTCTTTTTGGCCACATACATGGCGGTATCAGCATTGCGTAGCAGCGTCTCCACATCATGCCCGTCATAGGGCGCCATGCTGATCCCGATGCTGACCGTCACTTTGTATGAGGTTCCGTAAATCAGAAACGGCCGCTCGAAGCTCTTTTGCAATTTTGCAGCATATTGGCCTACTTCCTCTTCCTTAGCGATATGAGGGAGCATAACCGCAAACTCATCGCCGCCCAAGCGCGCAACAACCCCGTCAACTAGCAAGCCTTCTTCCAATCTTCTTGCAACTTGCTCCAACAGATGATCCCCCGCAGAATGACCTAACGTATCGTTGATCCATTTGAATTGATCCAGGTCGATCAAGAGAATCGCCAGCTTGTCCAGCTTAATCTCGGAAGCCTCCAGCTCACGATGCAGCTTTTCGCGGAAAAGTCTGCGGTTATCCAGTCCTGTGAGCT
This genomic window from Paenibacillus hexagrammi contains:
- a CDS encoding DeoR/GlpR family DNA-binding transcription regulator yields the protein MGKTDIRRDAIMQIIKDKGAIALTDIVQQFAVSEATARRDLEILEQEKRCIRTFGGAVLESLKVEVPFFKKMDLLTEEKKEIAEKAIRFIEDGDIIGLTGGTTTTFIAKKLNQFKNLTVITNAVNIAYELIGTPGLQLIVTGGVIRTQTFELSGPLANKTLENLSIRKTFMGVDGVSLSRGMMIYNELEAETNRCMMRRSVDTYLVADHSKFSRSSLFVIGDVQETSGIISDSNVSEGLIDTYKESGITFF
- a CDS encoding helix-turn-helix transcriptional regulator; the protein is MYRHVMLPTLTNSAFFIFPESVGWYQNVPHHGVNREEGAWASYSLHFITSGKGYVELEGTVHTLQKGDAFLYFPYQKQRYYSSEEDPWEVRWVHFYGAHLKDFLVGEGFYRPLWTLKRWKELEDAFQELLLEAEANNILRPTKLTALTYTILTEFMSFAAPLTGSSRGTESIDRILKLLPHMQQKACEPFTLETWAEMAEVSSYYFCKLFRKATSMTPLNFITLCRIQYAKQRLIEDESCPVKEIASAAGYPSASYFNQRFQEQEGMTPSEFRQLYARGQ
- a CDS encoding aldo/keto reductase, which encodes MRSITIEGLNRPVSQLIMGSDFFRLNNEDEVHSILEEYTAIGGNTIDTAFIYCGGESEQAIGKWLEATGSRERMNIFTKGAHHDQNGPRVTSEAIRSDLMTSLERLRTDYVDLYALHRDDPQVPVGPIIEALNEQLEAGTIRAFGASNWTHERIQEAADYAKQHQLTGFSFSSPNLSLAKANEPFWHGCVSADSKTLQWHEANQFPLLSWSAQARGFFTGRYTPEIRDNADLVRVFYSDDNWQRLRRAEQLAHEKGVSTIQIALAYVLNQPFPACALIGPRNGQEMRSCHEGAQLKLTSQEIAWLDLETEVR
- a CDS encoding Gfo/Idh/MocA family protein; amino-acid sequence: MSMSKLRWGILGCANIAIRACIPGIQNSETGVVTAIASRNLQKSKETAESLNIPTAYGTYEELLADPNVDAIYIPLPNHLHKEWTIRAAEAGKHVLCEKPASLTAAETEEMVAACEKAGVLFAEAFMYRHHPRYARVKEIIASGEIGEIRGIHAAFTFNNPDDAANVRFVKEMGGGSLYDVGCYPISAARMILGEEPEAVTTHAFFSPQHDNVDMMMSGLVEFSGGVALTFDCGMWADFRNTVEVLGTRGRIEIPSAFITPTEESGSFYVIGADGRREEQVPYLNQYALQADDIAYAAWGKKPMRFEPADAVKNMKVIDACLKSAEERSRIVLS
- a CDS encoding TIM barrel protein; amino-acid sequence: MKYSICIGAYPGKDAVYHLEKIKEHDLQGLELYQWWNLGDLRTFAAEQQRIGKGIIATCTKVFNLVDPAFREAYVEGLRETIAACRMLHISSIITQTGSELPGIPREVQREAMIETLKRCAPLLEEANIVLEIEPLNGLVDHPGHFLQRSDESAAVIEAVGSRHVKLVFDVYHQQITEGNVIRNLTAYKEHIHHYHIADNPGRNEPGTGELNYIPILKAIQQTGFDGYVGLECKYSMDTDVAIEQFKERIASNI
- a CDS encoding DUF2238 domain-containing protein, whose amino-acid sequence is MLSTREEEQSHWLSRGILFGKNRILQVIITAFTLIWIYLAIKPYSRYDWVLENLLIWAAVVFLAVMYRFFRFSNLSYLLIAIFLYLHAVGAHYSYNENIVDVWMKQLFHAKRDNFDRVVHFSYGLLLAYPLREALKVWTKLGNAWLNVLTCMIILATGAFYELIEMWVAMIVAPEIGTLFLGTQGDPWDSQHDMELALYGSILAMVVAAVVRRIRLNAYPHS
- a CDS encoding EAL domain-containing protein translates to MHSLMYPIILQLLPAFVLFYIGIEIYMRNPASKQHSLAMVLFAALSLLYVGDFLVAVLPLNVVSQAFYYIKYPAVFLTIAIGIYFFQAISQYSLRRYWQVLIGTPPLLLMILVLIRPKWIVISILFDGNWREEHFNAPFAMILLAIVVYCFFWIFFFLYAAYKRMKDFQVIIKERKRIRFIFQGCLITLIYLVITIAMNIVASFLNISIYFSLPSLCVLIWAVTIRYAMVKYDFLASAGRRYELLYDLSPNGIVLIDDQIKVIDTNVSFLKQFCGRQEPVGMVFTELFTEGEQERFLEVYGHSYSMLQPFQFETEICCENSDKHYILMNGDHLEIEGQVITLLVLQDMTAQKRNEERLSQLAYRDELTGLDNRRLFREKLHRELEASEIKLDKLAILLIDLDQFKWINDTLGHSAGDHLLEQVARRLEEGLLVDGVVARLGGDEFAVMLPHIAKEEEVGQYAAKLQKSFERPFLIYGTSYKVTVSIGISMAPYDGHDVETLLRNADTAMYVAKKRGRNQYYWFTQQFKTQADQHLKLANGLSHALAADELTLYYQPQIDIQSNKVYGVEALVRWNSAELGAVSPAVFIPIAEETGAILPIGAWVLRTAMKQAKKWTEEGFKDLVVSVNISAHQLIEPEFAHYVADFMQEYGLDARHLCLEITESAAISDLETSYKVCTELVELGVKLAIDDFGVGHSSLSMLNKFPFQFIKLDRSLVQDIATSSRDYAIIRTVIELSGHLGMQVVAEGVETREQAELLRTLNCPEAQGYLYGRPMPLEQITAYLRSHT